A region of Buchnera aphidicola (Nurudea yanoniella) DNA encodes the following proteins:
- the map gene encoding type I methionyl aminopeptidase: protein MTTISIKTNNEIKKMRVVSKLVAEVLEMIKQYIKPGISTGELDAICYNYIINNQESKPACLGYNGFPKSVCISINNVVCHGIPNYKEKLKCGDIVNIDVAIKKDGYYGDASKMFFVGKPTKIGKLLCEVARNSLYLSLHIIKPGVYISKIGQTIQKYVENYNFSIVKEYCGHGIGTKFHEEPQILHHDYYDNKEITLKSGMIFTIEPMINAGSCKVKCMNDGWTIKTQDGSLSAQYEHTVLVNEKGCEILTLQKEEKIERILRN, encoded by the coding sequence ATGACTACTATTTCTATAAAAACAAATAATGAAATAAAAAAAATGCGAGTGGTAAGCAAACTTGTAGCTGAAGTGTTAGAAATGATTAAACAATATATTAAGCCTGGAATTTCTACAGGAGAATTAGATGCAATCTGCTATAACTATATAATAAATAATCAAGAATCTAAACCAGCATGTTTAGGATACAATGGATTTCCAAAATCTGTGTGTATTTCTATTAATAATGTTGTGTGTCATGGCATTCCTAATTATAAAGAAAAATTAAAATGTGGAGATATTGTTAATATCGATGTTGCAATAAAAAAAGATGGATATTATGGAGATGCATCTAAAATGTTTTTTGTAGGAAAACCAACAAAAATAGGAAAATTACTATGTGAGGTAGCTAGAAATAGTTTATATCTATCATTACATATCATAAAACCAGGAGTATATATAAGTAAAATTGGACAAACAATACAAAAATATGTAGAAAATTATAATTTTTCCATAGTAAAAGAATATTGCGGACATGGTATTGGAACTAAATTTCATGAAGAGCCACAAATACTACATCATGATTATTATGATAATAAAGAAATAACTCTGAAATCTGGTATGATATTTACAATAGAACCTATGATTAATGCAGGAAGTTGTAAAGTAAAATGTATGAACGATGGATGGACAATAAAAACACAAGATGGAAGTTTATCTGCTCAATATGAACATACAGTTTTAGTAAATGAAAAAGGTTGCGAAATATTAACATTACAAAAGGAAGAAAAAATAGAAAGAATATTAAGAAATTAA
- the ispC gene encoding 1-deoxy-D-xylulose-5-phosphate reductoisomerase, which produces MKKLAILGSTGSIGTNSLLIIQNNPKSFKVVALSADKNVKKMVQQCEIFTPQWASLRNREAAKELKIQLKSRNIKTKVLSGDQAVCELVSLESVDYIILAISGSSGLIPILHAIQSKKIILLANKESLIIGNHLLMKEVKANNTILIPIDSEHNAMFQSFPLNIQKKMHSANLRELGIKSIVLTGSGGPLLKIPLHKFKNITPCQACAHPNWIMGKKISVDSATMMNKGLEYIETHLLFNTHDIDIELVIHPESVIHSMIRYYNGSIIANLSINDIRISIFYALFWPNNAVSNLPHLDFFKLKKLSFENLNLKKYPCLSLALNAFHSGHAAIIILNAANEIAVFEFLRLKIKFTDIYKVIESVLSILSCSNPIMLEEILEIDKLARIKTKEVISKITK; this is translated from the coding sequence ATGAAAAAATTAGCTATTTTGGGATCTACAGGATCAATTGGCACGAATTCGTTACTAATTATTCAAAATAATCCTAAATCATTTAAAGTTGTTGCTCTATCTGCTGACAAAAATGTTAAAAAAATGGTTCAACAATGCGAAATATTTACTCCACAATGGGCATCATTAAGAAATAGAGAAGCAGCTAAGGAATTAAAAATTCAGCTAAAAAGTAGAAATATTAAAACAAAAGTTCTGTCTGGAGATCAAGCTGTTTGTGAATTAGTTAGTTTAGAATCAGTAGATTACATTATTTTAGCTATTTCTGGTTCTTCAGGATTGATTCCTATATTACATGCAATTCAGTCTAAAAAAATAATATTATTAGCAAATAAAGAATCTTTAATTATTGGAAATCATTTATTAATGAAAGAAGTAAAAGCTAATAATACTATTTTAATACCAATTGATAGTGAACATAATGCTATGTTTCAAAGTTTTCCTCTTAATATCCAAAAAAAAATGCATTCAGCGAATCTTAGAGAATTAGGGATTAAATCTATTGTTTTAACAGGTTCTGGAGGACCTTTATTAAAAATTCCTTTGCATAAATTTAAAAATATAACTCCCTGCCAGGCTTGTGCACATCCAAATTGGATTATGGGAAAAAAAATTTCAGTTGATTCGGCAACTATGATGAATAAAGGATTAGAATATATTGAAACACACTTATTATTTAACACTCATGATATTGATATAGAATTAGTAATACATCCAGAATCAGTAATTCATTCTATGATTAGATACTATAATGGAAGCATAATTGCAAATTTGTCAATTAATGATATTAGAATTTCTATTTTTTATGCGTTATTTTGGCCTAATAATGCAGTTTCGAATTTGCCTCATCTTGATTTTTTTAAATTAAAAAAATTATCTTTTGAAAATCTAAATTTAAAAAAATATCCATGTTTAAGTTTAGCATTAAATGCATTTCATAGTGGACATGCTGCTATAATAATATTGAATGCTGCAAATGAAATTGCTGTTTTTGAATTTTTGCGTTTAAAAATAAAATTTACTGATATCTATAAAGTGATTGAATCTGTTTTAAGTATATTGTCGTGTTCTAATCCTATTATGTTGGAAGAGATATTAGAAATTGATAAACTTGCTCGTATTAAGACAAAAGAAGTTATATCTAAAATTACAAAATAA
- the tsf gene encoding translation elongation factor Ts produces MKKITALLVKKLRLQTGVGIIDCKNALIETKGNLEKSVDFLRKLGHIKAIQKKSHITSKGSIFIGHNKKYSAMLELNCETDFVSKECNFISFGEKIVNHAIMSGIEDSELLRKFFENERIDLISKLNENVFIRRIIVLKGHNIGRYLHHNRIGVLVETTSNFKKELIKNISMHIASSKPEYLCANVIPSSIIDREYNIQLELAKKSKKPDFIIKKIVEGKMTKFFNEISLLGQNFIFNSEKTVGDIILENDINIIAFYRFEVGECI; encoded by the coding sequence ATGAAAAAAATTACCGCACTTTTAGTAAAAAAATTGCGTCTTCAAACTGGAGTAGGAATTATAGATTGCAAAAATGCTTTGATAGAAACTAAAGGAAATCTTGAAAAATCTGTTGATTTTTTAAGAAAGTTAGGACATATAAAAGCTATTCAAAAAAAATCGCATATTACTTCTAAAGGGTCTATATTTATTGGACATAATAAAAAGTATTCTGCTATGTTAGAATTAAATTGTGAAACTGATTTTGTTTCTAAGGAATGTAATTTTATTTCTTTTGGGGAAAAAATAGTAAATCATGCAATTATGTCAGGAATAGAAGATAGCGAATTATTAAGGAAGTTTTTTGAAAATGAAAGAATTGATTTGATTTCAAAATTAAATGAAAATGTATTTATTCGTCGGATAATAGTCCTTAAAGGACATAATATTGGAAGATATTTACATCATAATCGAATAGGTGTTTTAGTAGAAACTACGTCGAATTTCAAGAAAGAGCTCATTAAAAATATTTCTATGCATATAGCTTCTAGTAAGCCTGAATATCTTTGTGCTAATGTTATCCCTAGTTCTATTATAGATAGAGAATATAATATACAGTTAGAATTAGCTAAAAAATCTAAGAAACCTGATTTCATTATAAAAAAAATAGTAGAGGGGAAAATGACTAAGTTTTTTAATGAAATTTCATTACTTGGTCAAAATTTTATTTTTAATTCAGAAAAAACTGTTGGTGATATTATATTAGAAAATGATATTAATATAATTGCATTTTATCGATTTGAAGTAGGAGAATGTATTTGA
- the frr gene encoding ribosome recycling factor, translating into MIKNIKERSEVKMDNCISILMNNFNTLRTDRASPSILNSIYINYFGNNVQLCKLANIIVENFNTLKINLFDIAISKNVQTAIINSNLGLNPITIGNDLKIILPALTEEKRKNYIKLAKNFAEKSRICIRNIRRNSNEQIKRALKEKLISNDIERDLQNYIQRLTNSYISKISKVLKTKEHDLMNI; encoded by the coding sequence ATGATTAAAAACATTAAGGAACGTTCGGAAGTTAAAATGGATAATTGTATTTCAATATTAATGAATAATTTTAATACATTACGTACGGACAGAGCATCGCCTTCTATTTTAAATTCTATTTATATAAATTATTTTGGAAATAATGTGCAATTATGTAAGTTGGCTAATATAATTGTAGAAAATTTTAATACTTTAAAAATTAATTTATTTGATATTGCTATTAGTAAAAATGTTCAAACAGCTATTATAAATTCTAATCTTGGTCTTAATCCTATTACTATAGGCAATGATTTAAAAATAATTTTACCTGCCTTGACAGAAGAAAAAAGAAAAAATTATATAAAATTAGCAAAAAATTTTGCGGAAAAAAGTCGAATTTGCATAAGAAATATTCGTCGAAATTCTAATGAACAAATAAAACGTGCTTTGAAAGAAAAATTGATTAGTAATGATATAGAAAGAGATTTACAAAATTATATTCAACGTTTAACAAATTCTTATATAAGTAAAATTTCTAAGGTTTTGAAAACAAAAGAACATGATTTAATGAATATATAA
- the rpsB gene encoding 30S ribosomal protein S2: MSVVSIKDMLKAGVHFGHQTRYWNPKMKSFIFGSKNKVHIINLEITLPMFNLALSELKKITLKKGKILFVGTKRSASKIIKHTAILCEQFYVSHRWLGGMLTNWKTVRQSIKRLKDLELQSKDGTFKKLTKKEALLRMRELHKLENSLGGIKNMGGLPDALFIIDAEHEKIAIKEANNLGISVFSVVDTNSDPDGVDFVIPGNDDAIRAINLYLNAVSRAILKNHVKNNEASLN; this comes from the coding sequence ATGTCTGTTGTATCAATAAAAGATATGTTAAAAGCAGGTGTACATTTTGGTCATCAAACGCGTTATTGGAATCCAAAAATGAAATCTTTTATTTTTGGTTCAAAAAATAAAGTTCATATTATAAATTTAGAAATTACTCTTCCAATGTTTAATTTAGCATTGTCTGAATTAAAAAAAATTACATTGAAAAAAGGAAAGATATTGTTTGTGGGGACAAAAAGATCAGCTAGTAAAATTATAAAACATACGGCAATATTATGTGAACAATTTTATGTTAGTCATCGGTGGTTAGGTGGAATGTTAACCAATTGGAAAACAGTTCGCCAATCAATAAAAAGATTAAAAGATTTGGAATTACAATCTAAGGACGGAACTTTTAAAAAATTGACTAAAAAAGAAGCACTATTACGTATGCGTGAGTTGCATAAGTTAGAAAATAGTCTAGGAGGTATTAAAAATATGGGAGGATTACCTGACGCTTTGTTTATTATAGATGCAGAGCACGAAAAAATAGCTATAAAAGAAGCAAATAATTTAGGAATTTCAGTATTTTCTGTGGTGGATACTAATTCTGATCCTGATGGAGTAGATTTCGTTATTCCTGGAAATGATGATGCTATTAGAGCAATAAATTTGTACTTAAATGCTGTTTCTAGAGCTATTTTAAAAAATCATGTAAAAAATAATGAAGCCTCTTTAAATTAA
- the pyrH gene encoding UMP kinase: protein MLKKNNEIFKFKRILIKLSGESLLGHSTFGIDITELNRISKEIKSIVNLGVQVGLVIGGGNIFRGEKLVNIGINRIVSDNVGMLSTVINGLILHDSMSKINLNVILMSAFQIGSICEAYNYKKAIHWLNNKHVVIFSGGLGNPCCTTDSAACLRAIEIKADIILKGTKVDGVYSSDPHKNFDAILYKKITYNEVLNRELKVMDLSAFILARDYELPICIFNIYNPGILYRIVKGKQEGTLIRSVF, encoded by the coding sequence ATGTTAAAAAAAAATAATGAAATATTTAAGTTTAAACGTATTTTAATAAAATTAAGTGGCGAATCATTATTAGGTCATAGTACATTTGGTATAGATATAACGGAATTAAATCGAATTTCAAAAGAAATAAAAAGTATTGTCAATTTAGGGGTACAAGTTGGTTTAGTTATTGGTGGAGGGAATATATTTAGAGGAGAAAAATTAGTAAATATTGGAATTAATAGAATTGTTTCAGACAACGTAGGCATGTTGTCAACTGTCATCAATGGATTGATATTACATGATTCTATGAGTAAAATTAATCTTAATGTTATCTTAATGTCTGCATTTCAAATAGGTTCTATTTGTGAAGCTTATAATTATAAAAAAGCTATACATTGGTTAAATAACAAACATGTAGTTATATTTTCTGGTGGATTAGGTAATCCCTGTTGTACTACGGATTCAGCAGCTTGTTTGCGCGCAATAGAAATAAAAGCTGATATTATTTTAAAAGGTACTAAGGTTGATGGAGTGTATTCAAGTGATCCACATAAAAATTTTGATGCAATATTATATAAGAAAATTACTTATAATGAAGTTTTAAATAGAGAACTTAAAGTGATGGATTTATCTGCTTTTATATTAGCTCGTGACTATGAATTGCCTATTTGTATTTTTAATATATATAATCCAGGAATTTTATATCGCATTGTAAAAGGAAAACAAGAAGGAACGTTAATTAGATCTGTATTTTAA
- the uppS gene encoding polyprenyl diphosphate synthase: MLLKNLLKTRKYCRSFFPKHIAIIMDGNGRWAKRRGKPRFFGHKEGLKAVRRAVSFSIFYKLKVLTLYAFSSENWNRPFLEIMVLMELFFFGLCSGIDNLHKHNVRLKIIGDITKFNSVLRRQINIVEALTMNNKGLILNIAVNYGGKWDIVEAIKKIIYKVKNCFLSIEDITESIVSDNLSMNDSVPIDLVIRTGGECRLSNFCIWQIAYSELYFVDVFWPDFNRRFFEEAIFSFLHRKRRFGSSI; this comes from the coding sequence ATGTTATTAAAAAATCTGTTAAAAACTAGAAAATATTGTCGAAGTTTTTTCCCAAAACATATAGCTATAATAATGGATGGAAATGGGCGCTGGGCTAAAAGAAGAGGAAAGCCTCGATTTTTTGGTCACAAAGAGGGGTTAAAAGCTGTTCGTCGAGCAGTATCATTTTCTATATTTTATAAATTAAAGGTTCTTACGTTGTATGCATTTAGCAGTGAAAATTGGAATAGGCCTTTTTTAGAAATCATGGTATTAATGGAGTTATTTTTTTTTGGCTTATGTAGTGGAATTGATAATTTGCACAAACATAATGTACGTTTGAAGATTATTGGAGATATTACAAAGTTTAATTCTGTCTTGAGAAGACAAATTAATATTGTAGAAGCATTAACTATGAATAATAAAGGTTTAATACTAAATATTGCTGTAAATTATGGGGGGAAATGGGACATTGTTGAAGCTATTAAAAAGATTATTTACAAAGTTAAAAATTGTTTTTTATCTATAGAAGATATTACTGAATCTATAGTTTCTGATAATTTATCTATGAACGATAGTGTTCCTATAGATTTAGTAATTCGTACTGGAGGTGAATGTCGGTTAAGTAATTTTTGTATTTGGCAAATCGCATATTCAGAATTATATTTTGTTGATGTTTTTTGGCCTGATTTTAATAGGAGATTTTTTGAAGAGGCAATTTTTTCATTTTTACATAGGAAACGTCGTTTCGGATCTTCTATATAA